A single region of the Oleispira antarctica RB-8 genome encodes:
- a CDS encoding Small multidrug resistance protein, protein MGYLYLALAIGSEVLATLALKESEGFTYLISSVVCFIAYTVAFFFLSLVLKTVAVGVAYAIWAGMGIVLIAAISAVFYKQIPDFLALMGMFLILSGVIIINVFSKTVNH, encoded by the coding sequence ATGGGGTACTTGTACTTAGCATTAGCGATTGGCTCGGAAGTGCTAGCAACGTTAGCGCTTAAAGAGTCTGAAGGTTTTACTTATTTAATTTCCAGCGTTGTTTGTTTTATTGCTTATACCGTTGCATTTTTTTTCCTATCTTTAGTTCTCAAAACTGTTGCTGTTGGCGTTGCATATGCTATTTGGGCGGGGATGGGGATTGTTTTAATTGCAGCGATAAGTGCGGTGTTTTATAAGCAGATCCCCGATTTTCTAGCACTTATGGGTATGTTTTTAATTTTGTCGGGTGTGATCATTATTAATGTGTTTTCAAAAACAGTGAATCATTAG
- a CDS encoding probable transposase (IS4 family protein), fragment, producing MAMHSSEFKVDFINNTCICPSGKNIKFLGDDYEGVKGFYTRFRGELEDCRNCSMQSKYMRNPVKEKGRQVSFLNDGQEKITCLDLMKQKIDSPKGRRMYSRRMWMIEPVFGNITSNKGLNRIGLRGEVKATAQWLMYCIVHNIEKLWRNSEVESWA from the coding sequence ATGGCAATGCATAGTTCAGAATTTAAAGTTGATTTTATTAACAACACTTGTATATGCCCTTCGGGAAAAAATATCAAGTTTTTAGGTGATGATTATGAAGGCGTAAAAGGATTTTATACTCGCTTTCGTGGAGAGCTAGAAGATTGTCGAAATTGCAGCATGCAATCGAAGTACATGAGAAATCCAGTCAAAGAAAAAGGAAGGCAAGTATCATTTTTAAATGATGGGCAGGAGAAAATAACGTGCCTGGATCTAATGAAACAGAAAATTGATAGTCCAAAAGGTCGTCGTATGTACAGCCGACGAATGTGGATGATTGAGCCTGTCTTCGGGAACATCACCAGCAATAAAGGCTTAAATCGAATAGGCTTACGAGGCGAAGTGAAAGCGACCGCGCAGTGGCTAATGTACTGCATTGTGCACAATATAGAGAAGCTTTGGAGGAATAGTGAAGTAGAGAGTTGGGCCTAG
- the albXV gene encoding similar to carbamoyl transferase AlbXV, whose translation MKKNYVGIACSQHDPAIAIVNAEGEVVYAESTERHLQNKRTWNTFADDLIHVEKLLKKYTDKDADLVIAKTWSGKTQFSLKIIFLLLPLFKKKMIPYVYNVYYYLIESLQNVYDFSGKSLQFQRRMTNPDVKVEVQNCDHHLTHAATACFTSPFDEGVCAVIDGFGESTSTSFYSYKNGKITKLPGIKKSLQSLGMFYSMICKVCGFDPIKGEEWKVMGLAPYGKYNEDIYSKLKKILEVEDNRFVSRHFSVLNVYDELFEMQLKPGHSPIEAADIAFNGQLIFTELMTEILRHLHGQNISDNLILSGGCALNSACNGTILDQTPFKNLHVYSAPGDEGNAIGAALLAYYNDNPTKVPPVAQMTPYLGETMNLEVLNSCQKFSGLKHKVLSGKPLYERVATLLSEGKIIGWVQGRAEFGPRSLGNRSILADPRSVEMKDALNSRVKFREEFRPFAPSILHEHGDEYFENYQVSPYMERTLKFREAVWDKVPGVVHEDKTGRAQSVTREANEKYYDLISAFNDITGVPILINTSFNVMGKPIIHTVEDALSVFFTSGLDVLVIEDMVFEKSDFQ comes from the coding sequence ATGAAAAAGAATTATGTCGGCATCGCCTGCTCACAACATGACCCCGCTATTGCCATTGTTAATGCGGAAGGTGAAGTTGTATACGCCGAGTCAACCGAACGTCATCTTCAAAACAAACGCACCTGGAATACTTTTGCCGATGATTTGATACACGTAGAAAAATTACTCAAAAAATACACAGACAAAGATGCTGATTTGGTTATCGCTAAAACCTGGAGCGGTAAGACCCAATTTAGTTTAAAGATAATCTTTTTATTACTGCCTCTGTTTAAAAAGAAAATGATCCCTTATGTCTATAATGTTTATTATTACCTGATTGAATCATTACAAAACGTATATGACTTTTCAGGCAAAAGTCTTCAATTCCAGCGCCGCATGACAAACCCCGATGTTAAAGTGGAAGTTCAGAACTGTGATCACCACCTAACACACGCGGCAACGGCCTGCTTTACCAGCCCATTTGATGAAGGCGTTTGCGCGGTTATTGATGGCTTCGGTGAAAGTACATCCACTTCGTTTTACAGCTATAAAAACGGCAAGATAACCAAACTACCCGGCATCAAAAAATCACTGCAAAGCCTAGGTATGTTTTACAGTATGATCTGCAAAGTATGTGGATTCGATCCAATTAAAGGCGAAGAATGGAAAGTAATGGGGCTCGCACCTTATGGAAAATATAACGAAGATATTTATTCAAAACTGAAAAAAATCTTAGAAGTCGAAGACAACCGTTTTGTAAGCCGTCACTTTTCAGTATTAAACGTTTACGATGAACTGTTTGAAATGCAGCTTAAGCCAGGTCACTCGCCAATCGAAGCCGCTGACATTGCCTTTAACGGACAGTTAATTTTTACTGAGTTAATGACCGAAATCCTAAGACACCTACACGGCCAAAACATCTCTGACAATCTTATATTATCAGGCGGCTGCGCGCTTAATTCCGCCTGTAACGGAACGATACTAGATCAAACACCGTTTAAAAACCTACACGTTTACTCCGCACCGGGTGACGAAGGAAACGCAATAGGCGCAGCCTTGCTTGCCTACTACAACGACAACCCAACAAAAGTGCCACCTGTTGCTCAGATGACACCTTATCTTGGGGAAACCATGAACCTAGAAGTACTTAACAGCTGCCAAAAGTTCAGCGGTTTAAAGCACAAAGTACTTAGCGGTAAGCCATTGTATGAGCGAGTTGCAACTCTGCTATCTGAAGGAAAAATCATTGGCTGGGTTCAAGGACGCGCTGAATTTGGTCCACGTTCACTAGGCAACCGGTCTATTCTGGCTGACCCTCGCTCGGTGGAAATGAAAGATGCTTTAAACTCTCGAGTTAAATTCCGCGAAGAGTTTAGACCTTTTGCACCTTCTATTCTTCATGAACATGGCGATGAATATTTTGAGAATTATCAAGTTTCTCCTTACATGGAAAGAACCTTGAAATTTAGAGAAGCCGTATGGGATAAAGTACCCGGCGTTGTTCACGAAGATAAAACGGGCCGTGCGCAAAGTGTTACTCGTGAAGCCAATGAAAAATATTACGATCTAATCTCTGCCTTCAACGATATTACTGGTGTTCCGATCTTGATAAATACCAGTTTTAACGTTATGGGAAAACCGATTATTCACACGGTTGAAGATGCATTATCTGTTTTCTTTACTAGCGGTCTAGATGTACTGGTAATAGAAGATATGGTCTTTGAAAAGAGTGATTTTCAATAA
- a CDS encoding Transposase (IS4 family protein), fragment, translating into MVCDQSGLIGKEHFAIDGCKLPTNASKQWSGTHKELRKKSDKLKEAAQKIIDKHLSNDSDKRGGNNIAADQQQTIDTLMKSAKKIDDFLLTNEPRMGQGGRKKEAQRVKEKT; encoded by the coding sequence TTGGTTTGTGACCAGAGTGGATTAATCGGTAAAGAGCATTTTGCGATTGATGGTTGTAAGTTACCGACGAATGCTTCAAAGCAATGGAGCGGCACACACAAAGAACTCCGCAAGAAATCAGATAAACTGAAAGAGGCTGCCCAAAAGATTATCGATAAACACTTGTCGAATGATTCAGATAAAAGAGGTGGCAATAATATCGCAGCTGATCAACAACAGACTATCGACACTTTGATGAAAAGCGCTAAGAAAATAGATGATTTCTTATTAACGAATGAACCTCGTATGGGACAAGGAGGGCGCAAGAAAGAAGCACAAAGAGTTAAGGAAAAGACTTGA
- a CDS encoding 3-oxoacyl-[acyl-carrier-protein] synthase III → MGTIIKATGISTDNAIKSSNENAIAAGHQCIEAAGIDVNDIDLLINVGIYRDENMLEPAMAAFAQKGLGIKPDYIKSQPFNAAFSLDMMNSACGIINAIQTADAMFKSRQIKYALIVSGDAHPSNKDLESFPYATVGAAMLLEYTEDQKGFQNFSFKHSPTTEHSVRGYLDFNNLAEPAKERLTVDMPAQYKEKLLEFTIESAEEYLTANNLDRQTVKLITPQAEEGFGHKIAQSVNVKDDVILDLYKEYGDAHSSALTMAYHLGAEKGLYNSNDNVLFVAAGAGLTSACATYTV, encoded by the coding sequence ATGGGAACAATCATTAAAGCGACAGGCATTAGCACTGATAACGCGATTAAAAGTTCAAATGAAAATGCAATTGCAGCAGGACACCAGTGTATTGAAGCAGCAGGCATCGATGTAAACGACATTGATTTATTAATTAATGTCGGCATTTATCGCGACGAAAACATGCTTGAACCTGCCATGGCGGCGTTCGCTCAGAAAGGCCTTGGCATAAAGCCTGATTATATTAAATCACAGCCTTTCAACGCGGCCTTTTCTTTAGATATGATGAATAGTGCCTGCGGCATCATCAACGCCATTCAAACCGCTGATGCGATGTTTAAAAGCCGACAAATAAAGTACGCTTTAATTGTATCTGGCGATGCACACCCATCGAATAAAGACCTTGAAAGCTTCCCTTACGCAACAGTAGGCGCTGCCATGTTGCTTGAGTACACCGAAGATCAAAAGGGCTTTCAAAACTTCAGCTTTAAACATTCACCGACTACCGAACATAGCGTAAGAGGCTATTTGGATTTCAACAATCTAGCTGAGCCTGCAAAAGAACGCTTAACCGTGGATATGCCTGCGCAGTATAAAGAAAAACTGCTTGAATTTACCATCGAGTCTGCTGAAGAGTACCTCACTGCAAACAATCTAGATCGTCAAACAGTGAAGCTTATTACCCCTCAGGCTGAAGAAGGTTTTGGCCACAAAATAGCGCAATCCGTTAATGTGAAAGATGACGTTATATTGGATCTTTATAAAGAATATGGCGACGCACACTCATCAGCGCTGACCATGGCTTATCACCTAGGGGCAGAAAAAGGCCTTTATAACAGCAATGACAACGTATTGTTTGTCGCGGCCGGTGCTGGTCTGACTTCTGCTTGCGCGACGTATACCGTTTAA
- a CDS encoding probable RNA-directed DNA polymerase (reverse transcriptase), fragment, producing MSKLKSNGTNGDVMKLINRYLKAPVLSEQGRIKTTKDVPQGGPLSPLLSNIVLNEMDWELQSRGLSFVRYADDCQILVGSQRAGERILANLTHFIEKKLKLKVNQEKSAVDHISNRSFLGFTLIRKDSRIKVSAKAQVKLKTKIRMITRRTRGHAFLSVVSELKKSLLGWKAYFDISEVLSPLKDLDKWIRRKLRCYLLKQWGRSGYRKLRQLGIDRRLAWNTAKSAHGPWRLSHSPALYKALPNRYFRGLGLPELAARK from the coding sequence ATGTCAAAGCTGAAAAGTAATGGCACCAATGGCGATGTCATGAAGTTGATAAATCGTTATTTGAAGGCGCCTGTTCTTAGCGAACAAGGGCGAATTAAAACAACAAAAGATGTACCGCAAGGTGGGCCATTGTCACCACTTCTATCAAATATAGTATTGAATGAAATGGACTGGGAATTACAATCTCGCGGTTTAAGCTTTGTTCGCTATGCAGACGATTGTCAAATACTGGTAGGCAGTCAAAGAGCAGGTGAACGAATACTGGCAAACCTAACACACTTTATTGAAAAGAAACTTAAGCTCAAAGTGAATCAAGAAAAGAGTGCAGTTGATCATATTTCGAATAGAAGCTTCTTAGGTTTTACTTTAATACGGAAAGATTCACGCATTAAAGTAAGTGCGAAAGCACAAGTGAAGCTGAAAACAAAAATCCGAATGATCACGCGTCGTACAAGAGGCCATGCGTTTCTTAGTGTTGTATCAGAGTTAAAGAAAAGCCTGCTTGGCTGGAAAGCGTACTTTGATATCAGCGAAGTACTGAGCCCTCTAAAAGATCTAGATAAATGGATACGACGAAAATTACGGTGTTATTTATTAAAGCAATGGGGTCGGTCTGGCTATAGAAAGCTTCGGCAACTAGGCATAGATCGACGACTAGCTTGGAATACGGCAAAGTCAGCGCATGGGCCTTGGCGATTGAGTCACAGTCCAGCACTGTACAAAGCGCTTCCAAATAGATACTTTAGAGGCTTGGGGCTGCCAGAGTTGGCGGCAAGGAAATGA
- a CDS encoding OmpA-like transmembrane domain protein, which produces MKKVVLGALLGLSALPAVANEGYFSGEVLLGKTDQELKSDFGDTDGDDSSFGIRGAYNLNKNVAFELGYMNHGEIDDTYIDEFGDTINDRFSSTAFNLGVKGVIPFENGFSLHGRLGLSFWDVELEETDSAFPGETFKGDDSGTDFYYGIGAQYTINEQFTIGAEYTLSEYGIKSGGDFTGLDADIDVKTLALSAGLNF; this is translated from the coding sequence ATGAAAAAAGTTGTATTAGGAGCTTTACTAGGACTATCAGCCTTACCAGCTGTAGCTAACGAAGGTTACTTTAGCGGAGAAGTCTTGCTAGGAAAAACTGATCAAGAACTTAAAAGTGACTTTGGAGATACAGATGGCGATGATTCATCATTCGGTATTCGTGGCGCCTACAATCTCAACAAGAATGTAGCATTTGAATTAGGCTATATGAATCATGGCGAAATAGACGATACTTATATCGATGAGTTTGGCGATACTATCAATGACAGATTTTCATCAACAGCTTTCAACTTAGGTGTTAAAGGTGTCATTCCTTTCGAAAATGGCTTCTCGCTTCATGGAAGACTCGGATTATCATTTTGGGATGTAGAGTTAGAAGAAACTGATAGTGCATTCCCAGGAGAGACTTTCAAAGGCGACGACTCTGGCACTGACTTTTATTACGGCATTGGTGCTCAATATACGATTAACGAGCAATTCACTATCGGCGCTGAATATACGTTATCAGAATACGGCATTAAATCAGGAGGTGACTTCACAGGTTTAGATGCAGACATTGACGTAAAAACTCTTGCCTTAAGTGCAGGCTTAAACTTCTAG
- a CDS encoding Putative pancortin-3 produces the protein MHDYAVFGHDRAAIGRWLGFISISIAGGISQILALASNLSGVDAFAKATITTGIVYLVLHWFFNKWVWKIPYFEVPNINGTWELTGQTLNDDGTTKYDWEGCIGIEQSWKSILIHLKTKNSQSESYTATLSRRFGPTGGWMLSYSYRNEPELEQSHELNSHKGYCEIEFDKKLTVGKASYFNSAGRRTFGVMNLKRAQK, from the coding sequence ATGCACGATTATGCAGTATTTGGACATGATAGGGCTGCTATTGGTCGGTGGCTTGGTTTTATATCTATTTCTATCGCAGGTGGGATTTCACAAATATTAGCACTTGCTAGCAATCTAAGCGGAGTTGATGCTTTTGCCAAAGCAACAATTACTACAGGAATTGTATATTTGGTATTGCATTGGTTTTTTAATAAATGGGTATGGAAAATTCCATATTTTGAAGTACCAAATATAAACGGCACATGGGAATTAACTGGTCAAACACTGAATGATGATGGCACTACCAAATATGATTGGGAAGGCTGTATTGGTATTGAGCAAAGCTGGAAATCAATTTTAATACATTTGAAAACTAAGAACAGTCAGAGTGAAAGTTATACCGCAACGCTATCTCGACGATTTGGGCCAACAGGTGGTTGGATGCTCAGCTATAGTTATAGAAATGAGCCTGAACTCGAGCAATCCCATGAGCTTAATTCACACAAGGGTTATTGTGAAATTGAATTTGATAAAAAACTAACGGTAGGTAAAGCCTCATACTTTAATAGCGCAGGAAGAAGAACTTTTGGCGTAATGAATTTGAAAAGGGCTCAGAAATGA
- a CDS encoding sodium/hydrogen exchanger family protein, which produces MEIPDLLMLGLIGILGFACQILAWWVKIPAILFLLLTGIVLGPVTGLFNPDALFGDFLFSFISLCVAVILFEGSLTLKRTELKEIGSTVRNMVTYGAVINATITTIAAHYIASLSWSISALFGAIMVVTGPTVIMPILQSVRPNLMISRTLRWEGIIIDPFGALFAVLIFEWIVAQQTGSDWLHVLVVFGQTVFIGALFGVLAGYCLGLLLRHHLIPKYLHNFAALAFVTGAFSLSNTLMHESGLLTVTIMGIWLVNMRGVNTKDILSFKESLTIMFVSALFIILSARVDLDTLYGMGWGAVGVFLVVQFVSRPVKVFVSTIGSKFTYKERAFLSWVGPRGIVAAAVSVVFAIKLEELNMENAELLVPLAFSVIIGTVLLQGLTARPLAKLLGVESPATKDVLVIGANPVSIVIAEALNNIGVKTLLCDSHWEDISAARMKGLKTYFGNPVSDHAEMNLELNGFNTMLGLSRHSATNNTTALRFREDFGVKNVFTLPSEEDLNSHKKHLVSDAYKGHTLFGANITYTKLNSFINQNGLVKNTQLSDTYQFEHWMKDNDNDRVIPLFVLDKKGRIHWFTSEHKPTPESGWKVFSLSIQDID; this is translated from the coding sequence ATGGAAATACCTGATTTATTGATGTTAGGGCTAATTGGCATACTGGGGTTTGCCTGTCAGATTCTTGCGTGGTGGGTAAAGATTCCGGCTATTTTATTTCTCTTACTAACCGGAATAGTCTTGGGCCCCGTCACGGGGTTATTCAACCCTGATGCATTATTTGGAGACTTCCTTTTTTCTTTTATTTCGTTATGCGTCGCAGTGATCCTATTTGAAGGGAGCCTGACGCTAAAACGAACAGAATTAAAAGAAATAGGCAGTACCGTAAGAAACATGGTGACATACGGCGCTGTTATCAATGCGACAATTACAACGATCGCAGCACACTATATTGCATCGCTAAGCTGGTCAATTTCCGCATTATTTGGAGCAATAATGGTGGTTACTGGGCCAACCGTAATAATGCCAATTCTGCAATCGGTCAGACCCAACCTTATGATTTCCAGAACGCTTCGCTGGGAAGGGATCATTATCGATCCCTTTGGCGCTTTATTTGCGGTATTGATTTTCGAATGGATTGTTGCCCAACAAACAGGGTCAGACTGGTTACATGTTCTCGTCGTATTTGGTCAAACTGTCTTCATTGGTGCATTGTTTGGCGTCTTGGCGGGCTATTGCCTCGGACTGCTTTTACGACATCATCTTATTCCTAAATATCTACACAATTTTGCCGCGCTCGCCTTCGTGACGGGTGCATTTTCATTGTCCAATACCCTGATGCATGAGTCGGGACTACTCACGGTTACCATCATGGGAATTTGGCTGGTAAATATGCGGGGAGTAAATACAAAAGATATTTTAAGCTTTAAAGAAAGCCTAACGATCATGTTTGTGTCTGCTTTATTCATCATACTGTCTGCTCGCGTAGATTTAGATACTCTTTATGGCATGGGCTGGGGGGCTGTTGGCGTATTTTTAGTGGTTCAGTTTGTTTCTAGACCCGTCAAAGTATTTGTGAGTACCATTGGCTCTAAGTTTACGTATAAAGAACGTGCATTTCTCTCCTGGGTAGGACCACGAGGTATTGTGGCAGCAGCGGTCTCCGTTGTGTTTGCAATTAAGCTAGAAGAGCTGAACATGGAGAATGCCGAGCTGTTGGTTCCCCTAGCCTTTAGCGTGATCATCGGCACCGTTCTGCTTCAGGGCTTAACAGCCAGGCCGTTGGCAAAATTATTAGGCGTGGAGTCACCCGCAACAAAAGATGTTCTCGTTATCGGGGCAAACCCTGTCTCTATCGTTATTGCAGAAGCCCTCAATAATATTGGTGTAAAAACGCTTCTTTGCGATAGTCATTGGGAAGATATCAGCGCTGCCAGAATGAAAGGACTTAAGACTTACTTTGGAAACCCTGTTTCCGATCATGCCGAGATGAATTTAGAGCTGAATGGTTTTAATACGATGCTTGGTCTTTCTCGGCACAGCGCCACCAACAATACGACTGCATTACGTTTTCGAGAAGATTTTGGCGTGAAAAATGTTTTTACGTTGCCCTCCGAGGAAGATTTAAATTCACATAAAAAGCATTTAGTTTCTGACGCTTATAAAGGTCATACATTGTTCGGCGCTAATATTACTTATACCAAACTTAACTCCTTTATAAATCAAAATGGGTTAGTTAAAAATACGCAACTTAGCGATACCTATCAATTTGAACACTGGATGAAAGACAATGACAACGATAGGGTTATCCCATTGTTTGTATTAGATAAAAAGGGACGAATTCATTGGTTTACCAGCGAGCATAAACCGACACCAGAATCTGGTTGGAAGGTATTTTCTTTAAGCATTCAAGATATTGATTAA
- a CDS encoding Small-conductance mechanosensitive channel (MscS family), with product MDIIAVDKFWQLINEKLEGWLEAGIKILPNIMVAILLAIFFGILAKYVGRAAQKLLHRTLESEQIANLLASVIKVLVLFAGLFVALDFLGLTGTVMSLLAGAGIVGLALGFAFQDMAENLIAGIAMGVRKPFQIGDVIEADKVFGTVKIINLRNTLVETFFGQVEIIPNKILFRNILTNYTSTGARRIEVPVGISYADDPEKAASVIKDVINDCDFVIRKEETAVYAKEFADSSINLLVWFWIDYPGETGFMQARHTAVIEIKKALENADILIPFPIRTLDFGAKGGEKLNTMLSQKKTAHNRDSNASKGEEHGETANDDDTAGSN from the coding sequence ATGGATATAATTGCAGTTGATAAGTTTTGGCAGCTTATCAATGAGAAGCTGGAAGGCTGGTTAGAGGCGGGTATTAAAATCTTACCCAATATTATGGTCGCTATTTTATTGGCCATTTTTTTTGGAATACTGGCGAAGTATGTCGGCAGGGCCGCCCAGAAATTACTTCATCGAACATTGGAATCAGAGCAGATCGCTAATCTACTCGCGTCTGTTATTAAAGTTTTAGTGCTGTTCGCAGGGCTGTTTGTGGCACTTGATTTTTTAGGGCTAACGGGCACGGTCATGTCACTCTTAGCGGGGGCTGGTATTGTTGGTTTGGCATTGGGTTTTGCCTTTCAGGATATGGCAGAGAACTTGATCGCAGGCATTGCAATGGGTGTTCGTAAGCCCTTTCAAATAGGCGATGTTATTGAAGCAGATAAGGTTTTTGGCACGGTCAAAATCATTAATCTTCGTAATACGTTAGTTGAGACCTTTTTTGGTCAGGTCGAGATCATTCCAAACAAAATTCTGTTCAGAAATATTCTAACGAATTACACTTCAACGGGCGCTAGGCGTATAGAAGTGCCTGTCGGTATTTCATATGCCGATGATCCTGAAAAAGCGGCGTCGGTTATCAAAGACGTTATTAACGATTGTGATTTTGTGATCAGGAAAGAAGAGACCGCCGTTTATGCCAAAGAATTTGCTGATAGTAGTATTAACTTATTGGTTTGGTTCTGGATAGATTACCCAGGAGAGACTGGCTTTATGCAAGCCAGACATACTGCTGTTATCGAGATCAAGAAGGCACTGGAAAATGCGGATATATTAATTCCATTCCCGATCAGAACGTTGGATTTTGGTGCGAAAGGTGGTGAAAAATTAAACACTATGTTGTCGCAGAAAAAGACCGCTCATAACCGCGACTCTAACGCTTCTAAAGGTGAAGAACATGGCGAGACAGCTAACGATGATGATACTGCAGGGAGTAACTAA
- a CDS encoding Flavin-containing monooxygenase yields MSFRVAILGAGPSGLAQLRAFEAARDAGAEIPEIVCYEKQNDWGGMWNYTWRTGLDAYGEPVHGSMYRYLWSNGPKECLELADYSFEEHFGRPIPSYPPRAVLRDYIMGRVAKSNMRQYVRFNTAVHWVEHDEATDKFSVTVRDLKKDELSTEEFDHVIVATGHFSTPNTPYFEGLEQFPGRVLHAHDFRDACEFTGKDLLLIGSSYSAEDIGTQCHKYGAKSVTFSYRSGPMGFDWPESFSEVPLLTGVIGKTAYFKDGTSKDVDAIILCTGYKHHFPFLPNDLTLTTHNRMYPEGLYKGIVSLANPKLIFLGMQDQYYTFNMFDAQAWYARDVMLGRIPLPSNEEMAADTCEWVSRELKLSDPTEEIDFQASYILDLIAPTDYPAFDVARVADIFKEWEHDKEADILGYRNKSYRSTLTGTLAPVHHTRWMDAMDDSLETFLQEDQSEPATESA; encoded by the coding sequence ATGAGTTTTAGAGTTGCCATTTTAGGCGCTGGCCCGAGCGGCTTGGCCCAACTACGTGCTTTCGAAGCAGCCCGCGACGCCGGTGCTGAAATTCCCGAAATCGTATGCTACGAAAAGCAAAATGACTGGGGCGGCATGTGGAATTACACGTGGCGCACAGGCTTAGATGCCTACGGCGAACCCGTCCACGGCAGCATGTATCGTTATTTATGGTCAAACGGCCCCAAGGAATGTTTGGAGTTAGCAGATTACAGCTTCGAAGAACACTTTGGTCGTCCTATTCCGTCTTATCCTCCACGCGCTGTATTGCGCGATTACATAATGGGACGCGTCGCTAAAAGTAATATGCGCCAGTACGTTCGTTTTAATACCGCGGTGCATTGGGTTGAACATGACGAAGCTACCGACAAGTTTTCTGTCACGGTCAGAGACCTCAAAAAAGACGAACTGAGCACAGAAGAGTTCGATCATGTTATTGTCGCCACGGGACACTTTTCGACCCCTAATACGCCTTATTTTGAAGGCCTTGAACAGTTTCCTGGTCGCGTATTACACGCCCATGATTTTCGTGATGCTTGTGAGTTCACGGGCAAGGATTTATTGCTCATTGGCAGTAGCTATTCGGCGGAAGATATTGGCACTCAGTGCCACAAATACGGTGCTAAATCGGTTACCTTTAGTTATCGATCCGGCCCTATGGGCTTTGATTGGCCTGAATCGTTCAGCGAGGTGCCTTTACTCACCGGCGTGATCGGCAAGACAGCGTATTTTAAAGACGGCACCAGCAAAGACGTCGACGCAATCATTTTGTGCACTGGGTATAAACATCATTTTCCGTTCTTACCCAATGATCTGACTCTGACTACGCACAACCGTATGTACCCAGAAGGTTTGTACAAGGGTATCGTTTCTTTGGCGAACCCGAAGTTAATATTCTTGGGAATGCAGGATCAGTATTACACCTTCAATATGTTCGACGCGCAGGCTTGGTATGCTCGTGATGTTATGCTTGGTCGTATTCCATTACCTTCAAACGAAGAGATGGCAGCTGATACCTGTGAATGGGTCTCCCGTGAATTGAAGTTGTCTGATCCCACTGAAGAGATCGACTTTCAGGCGTCTTACATACTCGATTTGATCGCGCCTACTGACTATCCCGCTTTTGATGTGGCTCGTGTTGCTGATATTTTCAAAGAATGGGAACACGACAAAGAAGCGGACATCCTTGGTTATCGTAACAAGAGTTATCGCTCAACGCTGACAGGCACTTTGGCACCCGTACACCATACGCGGTGGATGGATGCGATGGATGATTCTCTTGAAACGTTCCTCCAAGAAGATCAATCCGAGCCAGCAACGGAGTCTGCATGA
- a CDS encoding reverse transcriptase, fragment putative produces the protein MSLNEQHIGKLGAMNSNQSSLLMQQILDGNNLHRALKQVQRNKGAPGVDYMTVDDLPEYLKHNWLQVRDQLLKGTYKPKPVRRVEIPKSNGAKRKLGIPTVMDRFIQQAIAQVLSPIWEEKFHPNSFGFRPHKSAHTAIMRDKAKRR, from the coding sequence ATGTCACTGAATGAACAACACATTGGAAAATTAGGTGCGATGAATTCCAATCAATCATCCTTGTTAATGCAGCAGATATTAGATGGGAATAATCTACATCGTGCATTAAAACAAGTTCAACGTAATAAAGGTGCGCCGGGTGTTGATTATATGACGGTGGATGATCTGCCAGAATATTTAAAACACAACTGGTTACAGGTTCGCGATCAATTACTGAAAGGAACTTATAAACCAAAACCTGTGAGACGTGTAGAAATCCCAAAATCGAATGGAGCAAAGCGAAAGCTAGGTATTCCAACGGTAATGGATAGGTTTATTCAGCAAGCTATTGCGCAAGTGTTGAGCCCTATCTGGGAAGAAAAGTTCCATCCGAATAGTTTTGGTTTTCGTCCGCATAAATCAGCGCACACAGCTATTATGCGAGACAAGGCAAAACGACGGTAG